The following are from one region of the Nicotiana tabacum cultivar K326 chromosome 3, ASM71507v2, whole genome shotgun sequence genome:
- the LOC107809029 gene encoding splicing factor U2af large subunit B isoform X1: MPRYESKNDDRRRSPPYSYKDRKSHLHESQSNGSQHDRLRDKYSRDEDRHHGEYKDKSSKGYRRNDDNDDYSRSRNHKFDRRQHRGGREKDETHRSRSRSKDRSYEKARSRSYSPLPPKSKRTSGFDMAPPVAAAFSSGAEQVLGSSNAPQSIPGMLQNVFPTDTIQVNQLGSFPFLPVQAMSQQATRHARRVYVGGLPPLANEQTISAFFSHVMSAVGGNSAGPGDAVVNVYINHEKKFAFVEMRTVEEASNAMALDGVVFEGVSVRVRRPTDYNPSLAAALGPGHPSPHLNLTAAGLTPGATGDAEEPDRIFVGGLPYLFTEVQIKDLLESFGPLRRFEVVKDRETGNSKGYGFCTYQDPLVTDIACAALNGLKMGDKTLTVRRATSSSGQVKSEQECILAQARQHIAMQKMAFEAGGMTIPGTEIGPVVTAEIPTKVLCLTEVITPQELFDDVEYGEILEDMKEEGRKFGDLIDVVIPRPEPDRQIIEGHGKVFLEYSDITGCSNAKAALAGRKFGGNTVIAIYYPEDKYYDKDYAS, translated from the exons ATGCCTCGCTATGAGAGCAAAAATGACGATCGCAGAAGATCGCCTCCGTATTCTTACAAAGATCGAAAGTCGCATCTTCACGAG AGCCAATCTAATGGATCTCAGCACGATAGATTGAGGGATAAATATTCCAGAGATGAAGATCGTCATCATGGGGAATACAAGGATAAAAGCAGTAAGGGCTACAGAAGAAATGATGACAATGATGATTACAGCCGTTCCAGGAATCATAAATTTGACAG GCGTCAACATCGTGGAGGTAGAGAAAAGGATGAGACACATAGATCCCGTTCAAGGTCAAAGGATCGTTCTTATGAGAAAGCTAGATCAAGATCATATTCTCCTCTACCTCCAAAGAG CAAGCGGACAAGTGGCTTTGATATGGCTccaccagtagcagcagcttttTCTAGTGGGGCAG AGCAAGTTCTGGGTTCTTCCAATGCTCCTCAATCAATTCCTGGAATGTTACAAAATGTATTTCCAACTGATACAATTCAG GTTAATCAGTTGGGTTCTTTCCCTTTCTTGCCAGTTCAAGCCATGAGTCAGCAA GCTACAAGACATGCACGACGTGTCTATGTTGGTGGCCTCCCACCACTGGCTAATGAACAG ACAATCTCGGCATTTTTTAGTCATGTTATGAGTGCAGTTGGTGGAAATTCTGCTGGTCCAG GCGATGCAGTTGTCAATGTGTACATTAATCATGAAAAGAAGTTTGCATTTGTGGAGATGAGGACAGTTGAAGAAGCCAGTAATGCAATGGCATTAGATGGAGTTGTTTTTGAG GGTGTTTCTGTCAGGGTTCGAAGGCCTACTGATTACAATCCTTCTTTGGCTGCTGCACTTGGTCCTGGCCATCCAAGCCCTCACCTTAACTTAACTGCTGCTGGGCTTACGCCTGG AGCAACTGGGGATGCGGAGGAACCTGATCGTATTTTTGTTGGTGGATTGCCATACCTTTTTACTGAAGTGCAGATAAAAGACCTACTGGAGTCTTTTGG ACCCTTGCGCAGATTTGAGGTGGTGAAGGATAGAGAGACAGGAAACTCTAAAGGTTATGGTTTCTGCACATATCAG GATCCATTAGTTACAGACATTGCTTGTGCTGCGTTAAACGGCTTAAAGATGGGTGACAAGACACTGACGGTTCGGCGTGCTACCTCTAG CAGTGGGCAGGTGAAGTCAGAACAGGAGTGTATATTAGCTCAGGCAAGGCAACATATAGCTATGCAG AAAATGGCTTTTGAAGCTGGTGGTATGACTATTCCTGGTACCGAGATAGGGCCTGTTGTGACTGCTGAGATTCCAACCAAGGTGTTATGCTTAACTGAG GTAATTACCCCTCAAGAATTGTTTGATGACGTAGAGTATGGAGAAATTTTGGAAGACATGAAAGAAGAAGGCCGGAAATTTG GTGACTTGATTGATGTTGTTATACCTCGGCCAGAACCTGATCGTCAAATTATCGAAGGTCATGGGAAG GTATTTCTGGAGTACTCGGACATTACTGGTTGTAGCAATGCAAAGGCTGCACTTGCTGGCAGGAAATTTGGAGGAAATACTGTCATTGCCATTTATTATCCTGAAGACAAATACTATGACAAGGATTATGCCTCTTAG
- the LOC107809029 gene encoding splicing factor U2af large subunit B isoform X2 → MPRYESKNDDRRRSPPYSYKDRKSHLHESQSNGSQHDRLRDKYSRDEDRHHGEYKDKSSKGYRRNDDNDDYSRSRNHKFDRRQHRGGREKDETHRSRSRSKDRSYEKARSRSYSPLPPKSKRTSGFDMAPPVAAAFSSGAEQVLGSSNAPQSIPGMLQNVFPTDTIQVNQLGSFPFLPVQAMSQQATRHARRVYVGGLPPLANEQTISAFFSHVMSAVGGNSAGPGDAVVNVYINHEKKFAFVEMRTVEEASNAMALDGVVFEGVSVRVRRPTDYNPSLAAALGPGHPSPHLNLTAAGLTPGATGDAEEPDRIFVGGLPYLFTEVQIKDLLESFGPLRRFEVVKDRETGNSKGYGFCTYQDPLVTDIACAALNGLKMGDKTLTVRRATSSGQVKSEQECILAQARQHIAMQKMAFEAGGMTIPGTEIGPVVTAEIPTKVLCLTEVITPQELFDDVEYGEILEDMKEEGRKFGDLIDVVIPRPEPDRQIIEGHGKVFLEYSDITGCSNAKAALAGRKFGGNTVIAIYYPEDKYYDKDYAS, encoded by the exons ATGCCTCGCTATGAGAGCAAAAATGACGATCGCAGAAGATCGCCTCCGTATTCTTACAAAGATCGAAAGTCGCATCTTCACGAG AGCCAATCTAATGGATCTCAGCACGATAGATTGAGGGATAAATATTCCAGAGATGAAGATCGTCATCATGGGGAATACAAGGATAAAAGCAGTAAGGGCTACAGAAGAAATGATGACAATGATGATTACAGCCGTTCCAGGAATCATAAATTTGACAG GCGTCAACATCGTGGAGGTAGAGAAAAGGATGAGACACATAGATCCCGTTCAAGGTCAAAGGATCGTTCTTATGAGAAAGCTAGATCAAGATCATATTCTCCTCTACCTCCAAAGAG CAAGCGGACAAGTGGCTTTGATATGGCTccaccagtagcagcagcttttTCTAGTGGGGCAG AGCAAGTTCTGGGTTCTTCCAATGCTCCTCAATCAATTCCTGGAATGTTACAAAATGTATTTCCAACTGATACAATTCAG GTTAATCAGTTGGGTTCTTTCCCTTTCTTGCCAGTTCAAGCCATGAGTCAGCAA GCTACAAGACATGCACGACGTGTCTATGTTGGTGGCCTCCCACCACTGGCTAATGAACAG ACAATCTCGGCATTTTTTAGTCATGTTATGAGTGCAGTTGGTGGAAATTCTGCTGGTCCAG GCGATGCAGTTGTCAATGTGTACATTAATCATGAAAAGAAGTTTGCATTTGTGGAGATGAGGACAGTTGAAGAAGCCAGTAATGCAATGGCATTAGATGGAGTTGTTTTTGAG GGTGTTTCTGTCAGGGTTCGAAGGCCTACTGATTACAATCCTTCTTTGGCTGCTGCACTTGGTCCTGGCCATCCAAGCCCTCACCTTAACTTAACTGCTGCTGGGCTTACGCCTGG AGCAACTGGGGATGCGGAGGAACCTGATCGTATTTTTGTTGGTGGATTGCCATACCTTTTTACTGAAGTGCAGATAAAAGACCTACTGGAGTCTTTTGG ACCCTTGCGCAGATTTGAGGTGGTGAAGGATAGAGAGACAGGAAACTCTAAAGGTTATGGTTTCTGCACATATCAG GATCCATTAGTTACAGACATTGCTTGTGCTGCGTTAAACGGCTTAAAGATGGGTGACAAGACACTGACGGTTCGGCGTGCTACCTCTAG TGGGCAGGTGAAGTCAGAACAGGAGTGTATATTAGCTCAGGCAAGGCAACATATAGCTATGCAG AAAATGGCTTTTGAAGCTGGTGGTATGACTATTCCTGGTACCGAGATAGGGCCTGTTGTGACTGCTGAGATTCCAACCAAGGTGTTATGCTTAACTGAG GTAATTACCCCTCAAGAATTGTTTGATGACGTAGAGTATGGAGAAATTTTGGAAGACATGAAAGAAGAAGGCCGGAAATTTG GTGACTTGATTGATGTTGTTATACCTCGGCCAGAACCTGATCGTCAAATTATCGAAGGTCATGGGAAG GTATTTCTGGAGTACTCGGACATTACTGGTTGTAGCAATGCAAAGGCTGCACTTGCTGGCAGGAAATTTGGAGGAAATACTGTCATTGCCATTTATTATCCTGAAGACAAATACTATGACAAGGATTATGCCTCTTAG